The proteins below are encoded in one region of Arenibacter algicola:
- a CDS encoding NUDIX hydrolase has protein sequence MLKITKIEFVHFDDFSNRVSKIENLELPGSASHYKMAPMFRIKELESGKIVKKNPRQAAVMALFYPNMDYQTNLLLILRNTYKGIHSNQIALPGGKVEKIDLNLLDTALRETQEEVGAVREQITVIRSMSEIYIPPSNIEVTPYLGLYKKEKPFLRQADEVAAIVEVPLYDFMDDKKIFHQILNTSYAQNVEVPAFKLNGYTVWGATAMMLSEIKELFKQVL, from the coding sequence TTGCTGAAAATTACAAAAATAGAATTTGTGCATTTTGACGATTTTTCCAACAGAGTATCAAAAATAGAAAATCTAGAACTTCCGGGGAGTGCTTCGCATTATAAAATGGCCCCAATGTTCAGGATAAAGGAGTTGGAGTCCGGTAAAATCGTAAAGAAAAATCCAAGGCAGGCTGCAGTAATGGCGCTTTTTTACCCTAATATGGACTACCAGACCAACCTTCTTCTGATATTAAGAAATACCTATAAGGGCATACATAGCAATCAGATAGCTTTGCCCGGTGGAAAGGTAGAAAAGATAGACCTAAATTTGTTGGATACTGCCTTGCGTGAAACCCAGGAGGAAGTAGGGGCAGTTCGGGAGCAGATTACGGTAATCCGATCCATGAGTGAAATTTATATTCCTCCTAGCAATATTGAGGTTACGCCCTACTTGGGGCTATATAAAAAGGAGAAACCGTTTTTAAGACAGGCAGATGAGGTGGCAGCCATTGTTGAGGTTCCTTTGTATGATTTTATGGATGATAAGAAAATATTTCATCAAATTTTAAATACATCCTATGCCCAGAATGTAGAGGTACCGGCCTTTAAATTAAATGGTTATACGGTTTGGGGGGCAACGGCAATGATGTTAAGTGAAATCAAGGAATTGTTTAAACAAGTGTTATAA
- a CDS encoding peptidylprolyl isomerase, which yields MTFKEISLFAILFIFLLGSCKDQPTNKENELPQNNIKKDSIVPEVPPKVEEEEKEEEKAFELTEDNSIEFFFNYSKTLKENKVKLTTSLGDITIELFDNVPYHKANFIYLTKMGYFNNTYFHRVVKNFIIQGGNADNVETAEKRSKIGRYLLPPDTRKGHKHHRGVVSMPSSEINNPHKLASPYEFFIVVTKPGSYHLDGGYTPFGQVIDGMDVVDKINSQPVDNGDWPSQNIYILKAEAF from the coding sequence ATGACATTTAAAGAGATTTCACTTTTTGCAATATTGTTTATTTTCCTTTTAGGGAGCTGCAAAGATCAGCCTACCAACAAAGAAAACGAGCTCCCCCAAAACAATATTAAAAAAGATAGCATTGTTCCCGAAGTGCCACCAAAAGTAGAGGAAGAAGAAAAAGAAGAAGAAAAAGCCTTTGAGCTCACGGAGGATAATTCCATTGAGTTTTTCTTCAATTATAGCAAAACCTTAAAAGAGAACAAGGTAAAACTTACCACTAGCCTAGGAGACATTACAATTGAGTTGTTCGATAACGTTCCCTATCACAAAGCCAACTTTATATACCTTACCAAAATGGGTTATTTTAATAACACCTATTTCCATAGAGTGGTCAAAAACTTTATAATTCAGGGAGGCAATGCCGATAATGTGGAAACTGCGGAAAAAAGGTCAAAAATTGGCCGATATCTTTTACCTCCGGATACAAGAAAAGGACACAAACACCATAGGGGAGTTGTTTCCATGCCCAGCAGTGAAATTAACAACCCCCATAAATTGGCCTCTCCCTACGAATTTTTTATAGTAGTTACCAAGCCCGGCTCCTATCATTTGGACGGTGGATACACCCCTTTTGGACAGGTCATAGACGGCATGGATGTGGTAGATAAAATAAACAGCCAACCTGTGGACAATGGGGATTGGCCTTCCCAAAACATATATATCTTAAAAGCTGAAGCTTTTTAA
- a CDS encoding AAA family ATPase codes for MEESQHGQDHKPLEFKSRIDLGQLQTSVAQIKAELGRVIIGQQEMIELLIISILANGHSLIEGVPGVAKTVTAKLLAKTMNVNFSRIQFTPDLMPSDILGTSIFNVKTSEFEFKKGPLFSNIILIDEINRAPAKTQAALFEAMAERQITMDGHTYKMLPPFLVFATQNPIEQEGTYRLPEAQLDRFLFKIKVNYPSLAEEIEILESKHRQKNKNLESLITSVLSADQIANYQEIIKEIIIEDNLMKYIAGIVHNTRNNANLYLGASPRASIAIMDASKALAATNGRDFVTPDDIKKVATPVLGHRVILTPEREMEGFTPDKVIKQIMETIEIPR; via the coding sequence ATGGAAGAAAGTCAGCATGGGCAAGACCATAAGCCGTTAGAATTTAAGAGTAGAATAGACCTTGGTCAACTACAGACATCGGTGGCACAGATAAAAGCGGAATTGGGAAGAGTTATCATTGGGCAACAGGAAATGATCGAATTACTGATTATTTCTATCCTTGCCAATGGGCATTCCTTAATTGAGGGGGTACCGGGAGTAGCCAAAACCGTTACTGCCAAACTCTTGGCTAAGACCATGAATGTGAACTTCAGCAGAATCCAATTTACACCGGATCTAATGCCAAGCGACATTTTGGGCACTTCAATTTTCAATGTGAAGACCTCGGAATTTGAGTTTAAAAAGGGCCCCTTATTTTCCAATATCATTTTGATAGATGAAATAAACCGTGCCCCGGCCAAGACACAGGCGGCCTTGTTTGAAGCCATGGCCGAACGCCAAATAACCATGGACGGACATACTTATAAAATGTTACCCCCATTTTTGGTATTTGCCACCCAAAATCCAATTGAACAGGAAGGTACCTACCGACTGCCCGAAGCTCAATTGGACCGGTTCCTTTTTAAAATCAAGGTAAACTATCCGTCCCTAGCGGAAGAGATCGAGATTTTGGAAAGTAAACATCGTCAAAAAAACAAAAACTTGGAAAGCTTAATTACTTCGGTGCTTAGTGCCGACCAAATAGCCAACTATCAAGAGATTATCAAGGAAATTATAATAGAGGACAATTTAATGAAGTATATCGCCGGAATTGTCCACAACACACGTAACAATGCCAACCTATATCTTGGCGCCTCTCCTAGGGCTTCCATTGCTATCATGGATGCCTCCAAAGCTCTGGCAGCAACCAACGGACGTGATTTTGTAACCCCGGATGATATTAAAAAAGTGGCGACTCCAGTATTGGGGCACAGGGTTATATTGACTCCTGAAAGGGAAATGGAAGGGTTTACTCCGGACAAAGTAATAAAACAAATTATGGAGACTATTGAAATTCCAAGATAA
- a CDS encoding lysophospholipid acyltransferase family protein, which yields MGLFKKNPFGHNLFLKKWLIRILAVITHKRYRGFNTIEIEGSDIIRKLPPQNVLFVSNHQTYFADVVAMFHVFNASLSGREDSIKNLGYIWQPKLNMYYVAAAETMKKSLLTKILAYAGSISVERTWRSEGQDVNRKVKFSDISNIGTALNDGWVITFPQGTTTPWKPLRKGTSHIIKKYRPVVVPVVIDGFRRSFDKKGLRIKKKGILQSMVIKEPLDIDYENESFDSIIEKLEYAIEQHPSFLKVIPKSELMAYEEENKKRKFRV from the coding sequence ATGGGCCTGTTTAAGAAAAATCCGTTTGGACATAATTTGTTTTTAAAGAAGTGGCTTATTCGTATTCTGGCCGTTATAACACACAAAAGATATAGGGGATTTAATACTATTGAAATTGAGGGGTCGGATATTATTAGAAAACTGCCTCCACAGAATGTTCTTTTCGTAAGTAACCATCAGACCTATTTTGCCGATGTGGTAGCCATGTTCCACGTATTCAATGCCAGTTTAAGCGGTCGGGAAGACTCTATTAAAAATTTGGGGTATATATGGCAGCCCAAATTGAATATGTATTACGTGGCGGCGGCAGAAACCATGAAGAAGAGTCTGTTGACAAAAATCTTGGCATACGCGGGTTCTATAAGTGTAGAGCGGACCTGGCGGTCCGAAGGTCAGGATGTTAATCGGAAGGTTAAGTTTAGTGATATATCTAATATTGGTACTGCTCTCAATGATGGTTGGGTAATTACCTTTCCCCAAGGAACCACAACCCCCTGGAAACCGCTAAGAAAAGGAACATCCCATATTATAAAAAAATACAGGCCCGTGGTGGTCCCAGTGGTCATAGACGGTTTTAGAAGATCTTTTGATAAAAAAGGACTGCGTATTAAAAAGAAGGGTATTCTTCAGTCTATGGTAATCAAGGAACCATTGGATATTGATTATGAGAATGAATCTTTCGATTCCATAATTGAAAAATTGGAATATGCCATTGAGCAACATCCTTCCTTTTTAAAGGTTATTCCTAAAAGTGAGTTAATGGCCTACGAAGAAGAAAACAAAAAACGGAAATTCAGGGTTTAA
- a CDS encoding trimeric intracellular cation channel family protein, giving the protein MFYFIIDILGIISFAISGVLVAMDKKLDLFGVFIIAFVTATGGGTLRDLLIGNTPVLWMQEPTYVYVIAGTVVFAIIFRNQLKYVRRSLFLFDTIGIGLYTMVGISHGLQSGLPPVMCIALGTITACFGGVIRDILCNEIPVIFRKEIYATACIIGGVGFFLLRKLPYDDAYAYVATILIVISIRLVAVKFKISLPSIYRSPKEG; this is encoded by the coding sequence ATGTTCTATTTCATAATTGATATTTTAGGAATTATTTCCTTTGCTATTTCCGGAGTTTTGGTGGCTATGGACAAAAAGCTGGATCTTTTTGGAGTCTTTATCATTGCCTTTGTAACGGCAACCGGAGGTGGTACTTTAAGGGATTTGTTAATTGGCAATACTCCAGTATTATGGATGCAGGAACCCACCTATGTTTATGTTATTGCCGGAACCGTTGTTTTTGCTATAATTTTTAGGAATCAATTGAAATATGTACGCAGGTCTTTGTTCCTTTTTGATACTATTGGAATTGGTCTGTACACCATGGTTGGAATTTCGCATGGACTTCAGTCGGGCTTGCCTCCTGTTATGTGTATTGCCCTTGGTACTATAACCGCTTGTTTTGGAGGGGTAATACGGGATATATTATGCAATGAAATTCCGGTAATATTTAGGAAGGAAATTTATGCTACGGCCTGTATAATAGGGGGTGTTGGCTTTTTTCTTTTACGTAAGTTACCTTATGACGATGCGTATGCTTATGTGGCAACCATTTTAATAGTAATAAGTATCCGGTTAGTTGCGGTTAAATTTAAAATATCCCTTCCAAGCATATACCGTAGTCCCAAGGAAGGATAG
- the xerD gene encoding site-specific tyrosine recombinase XerD has protein sequence MKWNRALQDFQHYLNLERGLSKNSISNYVLDVEKLMLFLEAHQIVETPINIHKSTIQQFIYELAKNVNPRSQARVISGLKSFFNYLVFEDYRQDNPMELIESPKVGRKLPDTLSEEEINELIGAIDLSKPEGERNRAILETLYGCGLRVSELLDLKLSDLYFEEDFIKVTGKGDKQRFVPISEINKKYINIYRKEIRVHMSIKKGSEDVLFLNRRGNKLTRAMIFTIIKQLAQDIGLQKSISAHTFRHSFATHLLQNGADLRAIQQMLGHESITTTEVYMHVDRTHLAEVMNKYHPRKSGTSD, from the coding sequence ATGAAATGGAATCGAGCCCTTCAGGATTTTCAACATTACCTAAATTTGGAACGAGGACTATCCAAGAATTCCATTAGCAACTACGTTCTGGATGTTGAGAAATTAATGCTGTTCCTTGAAGCCCATCAAATTGTGGAAACGCCTATAAATATTCACAAGAGCACCATTCAACAATTTATTTACGAACTGGCAAAAAATGTAAATCCTAGGTCCCAGGCAAGGGTAATATCTGGATTAAAGAGCTTTTTCAATTACCTGGTCTTCGAGGATTATCGCCAGGACAATCCCATGGAATTGATAGAATCCCCTAAAGTTGGCCGCAAACTCCCAGATACCCTTTCTGAGGAAGAAATCAATGAACTTATTGGGGCCATAGACCTTTCCAAACCGGAAGGAGAGCGCAATAGGGCCATTCTTGAAACACTTTATGGCTGCGGACTTAGGGTTTCCGAGTTATTGGACTTAAAACTATCTGACCTTTATTTTGAGGAGGATTTTATAAAGGTTACCGGTAAAGGTGACAAGCAACGTTTTGTTCCCATAAGCGAAATCAACAAAAAATATATAAATATCTACAGAAAGGAAATACGTGTACACATGTCAATTAAAAAAGGGTCTGAAGATGTCCTGTTTTTAAACCGCCGAGGGAATAAATTGACCCGTGCCATGATATTTACCATTATTAAACAACTTGCACAGGATATTGGGCTACAAAAAAGCATAAGTGCCCACACCTTTAGACATTCCTTTGCCACCCACTTATTGCAGAATGGGGCAGATTTGCGGGCCATTCAACAAATGCTCGGCCATGAGAGCATAACCACTACGGAAGTTTATATGCATGTAGACCGCACACATTTGGCCGAAGTAATGAACAAGTACCATCCCAGAAAAAGTGGGACATCCGATTAG
- the aroQ gene encoding type II 3-dehydroquinate dehydratase, with translation MKIIIINGPNLNLLGKREPEVYGKTTFEEYFATLQFKFKEVQLEYYQSNIEGEIINKLHDCGFEGYEGIILNAGAYTHTSIGIGDAIKGITTPVVEVHISNTFGREEFRHTSYISPAAKGVILGFGLKSYDLAIQSFLNKG, from the coding sequence ATGAAGATTATTATTATTAACGGACCAAACCTTAACCTTTTGGGCAAACGGGAGCCAGAGGTTTACGGAAAGACAACTTTTGAGGAGTATTTTGCCACCTTGCAGTTCAAGTTTAAGGAGGTGCAATTGGAATATTATCAATCCAATATAGAAGGGGAGATCATAAATAAATTGCACGATTGCGGTTTTGAAGGATACGAAGGCATTATTTTGAATGCCGGTGCATATACCCACACCTCCATTGGCATTGGTGATGCCATAAAGGGAATAACAACCCCTGTGGTGGAAGTACATATTAGCAATACTTTTGGACGGGAAGAGTTTAGACATACCTCTTATATTTCCCCTGCAGCCAAAGGTGTAATTTTAGGCTTCGGGCTTAAAAGTTACGACCTGGCCATTCAAAGCTTTTTAAATAAAGGCTAG
- a CDS encoding DUF4350 domain-containing protein codes for MDKRSKIILGLFLAVLIGIIVTEIVRPKPLNWRPSYTSSDKIPFGCYILFNELPNLFPGQKIYTTSESLYNSLVDRDTTSASSYILINDFLDLDKQETNKLLQYVQDGNDTFIAASNFGTYLADTLNIEVETQYAIKEDTIQVYLTNNSFPKQRYPLNRGVYNTHFSSVDTLNTTVLGYISFNSEQEPLLSGSNEKTKGSNFVKVKFGKGHFYLNTTPQAFTNYYMLKGNKDYVAYALSYLKDMDLYWDNYKKSGRIVIDSPMRFILNQISLKWAYYLGMAGLLIFIIFKAKREQRIIPVITPLENSSIEFAKTVGGLYYEHRDFTDLIVKKINFFLEQIRSNYHLNTEAINEKTARDLASRSGKPLSEVKDLLDMIVHLKNKKNHSEQDVIQLNKKLNQFKK; via the coding sequence ATGGATAAACGTTCCAAAATAATCCTAGGCCTATTTCTTGCTGTACTTATTGGTATTATAGTAACTGAAATTGTGCGCCCCAAGCCCTTGAACTGGAGGCCATCCTATACGTCTTCGGACAAAATACCTTTTGGGTGCTATATATTGTTCAATGAACTTCCCAATTTATTCCCTGGACAAAAAATATACACTACCAGCGAAAGTTTGTACAATAGCCTAGTGGACAGGGATACCACTAGCGCTTCCAGCTACATATTGATCAATGATTTTCTGGACCTGGATAAACAGGAGACCAACAAATTGCTTCAATACGTGCAGGACGGCAACGATACCTTTATTGCTGCTTCCAACTTTGGGACCTATTTGGCGGACACCTTGAATATTGAAGTAGAAACCCAATATGCAATAAAAGAGGATACGATACAGGTATATCTTACCAACAATTCCTTTCCCAAACAAAGATACCCCTTGAACCGAGGGGTTTACAATACACATTTTTCATCGGTAGACACATTGAACACAACGGTTTTGGGATATATTAGCTTTAATTCGGAACAGGAACCTTTACTATCCGGCTCCAATGAAAAAACCAAGGGCTCCAATTTTGTGAAGGTTAAATTCGGAAAGGGCCATTTTTACCTGAATACTACCCCACAAGCGTTTACCAACTACTATATGCTAAAGGGTAATAAAGACTATGTGGCATATGCCCTATCCTATCTAAAGGATATGGATTTATATTGGGACAATTATAAAAAATCAGGAAGGATAGTAATTGATTCCCCAATGCGATTTATACTTAATCAAATATCCTTAAAGTGGGCTTATTACTTGGGTATGGCAGGGCTGTTGATTTTTATAATATTCAAGGCCAAAAGGGAGCAACGGATCATTCCGGTGATCACACCCTTGGAGAATTCATCCATTGAATTTGCCAAAACCGTAGGGGGGCTGTATTATGAGCATAGGGATTTTACAGATTTGATTGTTAAAAAGATAAATTTTTTTCTGGAGCAGATTAGAAGTAATTATCACCTAAATACTGAAGCTATCAATGAAAAAACTGCTAGGGATCTGGCGAGCAGATCGGGCAAACCACTGTCTGAAGTAAAGGATTTATTGGATATGATAGTGCATCTTAAAAATAAAAAGAATCACAGTGAACAGGATGTAATTCAATTGAACAAAAAATTAAATCAATTTAAAAAATAA
- a CDS encoding NAD(P)/FAD-dependent oxidoreductase produces the protein MNIPKTSFPRIVIIGGGFAGISIAKGLKNKEVQVVLLDKHNYHTFQPLLYQVSTGGLEPDSIAYPIRKVIKGYNNFFFRLANVEEIRTEENTIVTNIGALEYDYLVIATGSETNYYGNREIEINSMAMKTIPQSLNLRSLILENFEQALLTDQYHERDALMNFVIVGAGPTGVELAGALAEIKKGILPKDYPDLDTRRVQIHLIQSGDRILKEMSEKASQKAEDFLEGLGVQIWKNTRVTGYDGKTVTTDTDVDFETATLVWAAGVKGVEIKGLNAKDLLVGGSRIPVDEFNKVKGHNNIFAVGDVACMQTEDTPKGHPMMAQPAMQQGKNLGENLVRLLENKPLEPFVYRDKGSMATIGRNKAVVDMKNIRFQGVFAWFVWMFVHLFFLIGFRNRMVVFVNWVYNYVRFDREARLIIRPFNRNYSAFKD, from the coding sequence ATGAATATTCCTAAGACTAGTTTTCCAAGAATTGTCATTATAGGTGGTGGTTTTGCAGGTATTTCCATTGCCAAAGGATTGAAAAATAAAGAGGTGCAGGTAGTACTTCTGGATAAACATAATTATCATACTTTTCAGCCACTGCTATATCAAGTATCTACTGGTGGGTTGGAGCCAGATTCCATTGCTTATCCCATTCGAAAAGTTATAAAGGGCTATAACAATTTTTTCTTCAGGCTGGCCAATGTAGAGGAAATAAGAACCGAAGAAAATACTATCGTGACCAATATAGGTGCATTGGAATACGATTATTTGGTGATTGCTACTGGTTCTGAAACAAATTATTACGGGAATAGGGAGATTGAAATCAATAGTATGGCCATGAAAACCATACCCCAGTCCTTAAATCTAAGAAGTTTAATACTGGAAAATTTTGAGCAGGCACTTCTTACAGATCAGTATCATGAAAGGGATGCCCTAATGAATTTTGTTATTGTAGGTGCAGGACCTACTGGGGTGGAATTGGCCGGCGCTTTGGCGGAAATAAAAAAGGGGATTTTACCCAAGGACTATCCGGATTTGGACACGAGACGGGTACAAATTCACCTTATTCAATCCGGAGATCGCATTCTTAAGGAAATGAGTGAAAAAGCTTCCCAAAAAGCAGAAGATTTTTTGGAGGGCCTTGGGGTTCAAATTTGGAAAAACACAAGGGTAACGGGTTATGACGGCAAAACGGTCACCACGGATACCGATGTTGATTTTGAAACAGCTACCCTAGTATGGGCAGCTGGCGTAAAAGGGGTGGAGATCAAAGGTCTTAATGCCAAGGATCTATTGGTAGGAGGGAGTAGGATTCCGGTGGACGAATTTAATAAGGTTAAAGGACATAATAATATTTTTGCTGTAGGGGATGTGGCCTGTATGCAGACCGAGGATACGCCCAAAGGGCATCCCATGATGGCCCAGCCAGCCATGCAGCAAGGAAAGAATCTGGGTGAGAACTTAGTGCGATTATTGGAAAACAAGCCCTTGGAGCCCTTCGTGTACAGAGACAAGGGTAGTATGGCCACCATAGGTAGGAACAAGGCAGTGGTGGATATGAAGAATATTAGGTTCCAAGGTGTATTTGCCTGGTTTGTTTGGATGTTCGTGCACCTTTTCTTTCTTATTGGGTTCAGGAACAGAATGGTGGTCTTCGTGAACTGGGTTTATAATTATGTTCGGTTCGATCGGGAGGCCCGATTGATCATAAGGCCCTTCAATAGAAATTATAGTGCCTTTAAGGATTAG
- a CDS encoding stage II sporulation protein M, whose product MREAAFVKQNKEKWIAFEKAINYNAHISPDELANGYIQLTNDLAYAQTYYAESKTLLYLNSLASQAHQKIYKNKKENRNRIVDFWKTEFPLFFRQYHKTLGIAFLIFMIASAIGSISVMNDDTFVRLILGDAYVNETLNNIASGDPTAIYKGGSEIGTFLGITINNIKVAFMAFSFGVITSIGTAYILFSNGVMLGAFITFFYTQDVFYQANKQIWLHGTIEISVIIIAGCAGLIMGNSILFPKTYSRRVSFMKGAKDGLKVVVSTIPFFIIAGFIEGFITRYSNMPSWLAFLIIGCSLLLIIFYYIIYPILLNQSYASRKSGKIY is encoded by the coding sequence ATGCGTGAGGCAGCTTTTGTGAAGCAAAATAAAGAAAAATGGATAGCATTTGAAAAGGCTATCAACTATAATGCCCACATTAGCCCGGACGAACTTGCCAATGGTTACATTCAACTGACCAACGACCTTGCCTATGCACAGACTTATTACGCGGAAAGCAAGACATTATTGTACTTAAATTCCTTGGCCTCCCAGGCCCATCAAAAAATATATAAAAACAAAAAGGAGAATCGGAACAGAATAGTGGATTTTTGGAAAACGGAATTCCCACTTTTCTTTAGGCAATATCATAAAACCTTGGGCATCGCCTTTCTAATCTTTATGATTGCCTCTGCAATAGGAAGTATTTCCGTTATGAACGATGATACCTTTGTGAGATTAATCCTTGGTGATGCCTATGTTAATGAAACCCTCAACAATATAGCAAGTGGAGACCCTACGGCCATATACAAAGGGGGCAGTGAAATTGGTACTTTTTTAGGAATTACCATAAACAATATTAAAGTAGCCTTTATGGCCTTTTCCTTTGGGGTAATTACCAGTATCGGCACCGCCTATATTCTATTCAGCAATGGTGTAATGCTAGGTGCTTTTATTACTTTTTTTTACACCCAAGATGTCTTTTATCAGGCAAACAAGCAGATTTGGCTGCACGGCACCATAGAGATTTCCGTCATTATCATTGCCGGTTGTGCCGGATTGATCATGGGGAATAGTATCCTATTTCCCAAAACCTATTCTAGAAGGGTTTCTTTTATGAAAGGGGCCAAGGACGGACTAAAGGTCGTGGTCAGCACCATTCCCTTTTTTATAATTGCCGGTTTTATTGAAGGGTTTATTACCCGCTATTCCAATATGCCCTCTTGGTTGGCGTTTTTAATTATAGGCTGTTCATTATTGCTGATTATTTTTTATTACATCATTTATCCCATTTTGTTAAACCAATCTTATGCAAGTCGAAAATCAGGAAAAATTTATTGA
- a CDS encoding RDD family protein: MSKLQINTTQNVNLDYKIVGIGERIVAFLIDGFILYLYAVLVQLIGRGIGYVFDDSWTQIGLVSLIFLPAMFYSLILHSLFNGQTVGKMIMKIRVVRLDGSPVHWSNLLVRWMLRVVDIWLFFGSVGLLTILFTDKKQRLGDAAAGTVVISTKNTVKISHTILEDVEETYAPKFTNVTLLTDKDVRLIKETYQIAKKSNDYKTLKALRDKVESLLNSNSELYDVQYIDTVLKDYNFYTQKS; encoded by the coding sequence ATGTCCAAACTTCAAATCAATACAACGCAAAATGTAAACCTGGATTATAAAATTGTTGGTATTGGTGAAAGGATCGTAGCTTTTTTAATCGACGGATTTATACTATATCTCTATGCCGTACTGGTGCAGTTGATAGGAAGAGGCATAGGCTACGTGTTTGATGACAGTTGGACACAAATAGGATTGGTAAGCCTTATTTTTCTTCCTGCCATGTTTTATAGCTTAATATTGCACAGCCTTTTCAATGGGCAAACGGTGGGGAAAATGATCATGAAAATCAGGGTGGTAAGATTGGATGGGTCCCCTGTACATTGGTCCAATTTATTGGTAAGGTGGATGCTGCGGGTTGTGGATATTTGGCTTTTCTTTGGGTCCGTAGGGTTATTGACCATTTTATTTACGGATAAAAAACAAAGATTAGGGGACGCCGCTGCCGGTACTGTGGTCATTAGTACAAAGAATACAGTGAAAATTTCACATACTATTTTGGAAGATGTAGAGGAAACTTATGCTCCTAAGTTTACCAATGTTACCTTATTAACGGATAAAGATGTTCGTCTAATAAAGGAAACATATCAAATTGCCAAAAAAAGTAATGATTATAAGACTTTGAAGGCCTTAAGGGATAAGGTGGAAAGTCTTTTAAATTCCAATTCGGAGCTATATGACGTTCAATATATAGATACCGTATTAAAAGATTATAATTTTTATACCCAAAAATCATAG
- a CDS encoding RNA polymerase sigma factor, protein MTKDLEHQFVTELECNQNIVHKVCTLYTNDRDSHNDLFQEITIQLWKAYPKFRGESKFSTWMYRVALNTAITLYRKSKKSIPTQDYESVMFKITADEYDPTEEQQLKLMYNAVRQLGDVDKALVFLYLEDKDYREIAETLGITEVNARVKMNRIKNKLKTILNP, encoded by the coding sequence GTGACCAAGGATTTGGAACATCAATTCGTTACGGAATTAGAGTGCAATCAAAACATTGTACATAAGGTCTGTACATTGTACACCAATGATAGGGACTCCCATAATGATTTGTTTCAGGAAATAACGATTCAATTATGGAAGGCCTATCCCAAGTTTAGGGGAGAATCCAAATTTAGTACGTGGATGTATCGGGTTGCCTTGAATACTGCCATAACATTATATAGAAAATCAAAAAAAAGTATCCCGACACAAGATTATGAGTCGGTCATGTTCAAAATAACAGCAGACGAATACGACCCTACCGAAGAACAACAACTTAAACTGATGTACAATGCGGTAAGGCAATTAGGGGATGTAGACAAGGCCTTGGTCTTTCTTTACCTGGAAGACAAAGACTATAGGGAAATTGCGGAAACCTTGGGTATTACCGAGGTAAATGCCAGAGTGAAAATGAACCGAATAAAGAACAAGTTAAAAACAATTTTAAATCCCTAG
- a CDS encoding DUF3817 domain-containing protein, producing MLKIFSLTAILEGISYLLLFGIGMPLKYLAQIPEPNIYIGYAHGFLFMAYVVLAIVVCVEKKWDLKMFAILFIASLVPFGTFYVDKKYLKPQMALNSGQ from the coding sequence ATGTTGAAAATTTTTAGTCTTACCGCAATTCTTGAAGGTATTTCCTATCTATTGCTTTTTGGCATTGGGATGCCCCTAAAATATTTAGCACAAATACCGGAACCCAATATCTATATTGGTTATGCCCATGGCTTTCTTTTCATGGCCTATGTAGTATTGGCAATCGTAGTCTGTGTTGAGAAAAAGTGGGACCTAAAAATGTTTGCCATTCTATTTATTGCTTCCCTTGTACCTTTTGGCACTTTTTATGTGGACAAGAAGTATTTGAAGCCGCAGATGGCCCTCAATAGCGGGCAGTAG